A DNA window from Vibrio sp. CDRSL-10 TSBA contains the following coding sequences:
- the phrB gene encoding deoxyribodipyrimidine photo-lyase produces the protein MKLVWLRRDLRSVDNGALNQAISSGEAVCALFVATPAQWQQHDLAPIQADLIYRRLFALQRELQALNIPLLYKEVDDFNQAAEFVADLAQQLDAGQVLANRDYELNEQQRDALAAELLTAKGIDWHSEHDKCVLAPGSVLNKQGDYFKVFTPFKRAWLTRFAPPRIETPVKAACWELDASFSALVWDDAQPFSHPRVDSSDWPVEFDDLRQRLRAFCQELVTDYKQLRDFPARDATSTLSPYLAIGALSPRQCIARLYAESDMGALSEGAQTWLSELIWREFYQHLLVFEPRLSKSKDFLDWGARLEWWQDEEKFLRWCEGKTGYPIVDAAMRQLNQTGWMHNRLRMIVASFLTKDLHIDWRWGERYFMQQLIDGDYAANNGGWQWCASTGCDGQPYFRIFNPVTQSEKFDPQGRFIRQWVEELNQVPEKYIHAPWLWSGVNSLLYPQPIVDHKAEREVTLRLYKEAKDNSDHVT, from the coding sequence ATGAAGCTGGTGTGGTTACGTCGCGATTTACGTTCGGTAGATAACGGCGCGCTTAATCAAGCGATCAGCAGTGGTGAAGCGGTATGTGCACTGTTTGTCGCGACGCCTGCCCAGTGGCAGCAACATGATTTGGCGCCGATTCAGGCCGATCTCATTTACCGCCGCTTGTTTGCGTTGCAGCGAGAGTTGCAGGCGCTGAATATTCCGCTGCTGTACAAAGAAGTCGATGACTTTAACCAGGCGGCTGAGTTTGTTGCCGACTTAGCGCAGCAACTCGACGCTGGTCAGGTGCTGGCGAATCGGGATTATGAGCTCAATGAACAGCAGCGTGATGCTTTGGCTGCTGAGTTGCTGACGGCGAAAGGAATTGACTGGCACTCGGAACACGACAAGTGCGTGCTGGCGCCCGGCAGCGTGCTCAACAAGCAGGGTGACTATTTTAAGGTGTTCACGCCGTTTAAACGTGCTTGGCTCACGCGCTTCGCTCCGCCAAGAATTGAGACACCGGTTAAAGCCGCATGTTGGGAGCTGGATGCCTCTTTTAGCGCACTGGTATGGGATGACGCACAGCCTTTTTCTCATCCGCGAGTCGACAGCAGCGACTGGCCGGTTGAATTTGATGATTTGCGCCAACGTCTGCGCGCATTTTGTCAGGAGCTGGTGACAGATTACAAGCAACTGCGGGATTTCCCTGCCCGCGATGCCACCAGTACGCTTTCTCCGTATCTGGCGATCGGCGCTCTGTCGCCTCGTCAGTGCATTGCTCGTCTGTATGCCGAATCTGATATGGGCGCGTTGTCGGAAGGAGCGCAGACCTGGCTGAGTGAACTGATTTGGCGCGAGTTTTACCAGCACTTATTGGTGTTTGAACCACGCCTGTCGAAGAGCAAAGATTTTCTTGATTGGGGCGCCCGCCTGGAATGGTGGCAGGATGAGGAGAAATTCCTCCGTTGGTGTGAAGGTAAAACCGGCTATCCGATTGTTGATGCCGCCATGCGTCAGCTCAACCAGACGGGTTGGATGCATAACCGGCTGCGTATGATTGTCGCCAGTTTTCTGACCAAAGATCTGCACATCGACTGGCGCTGGGGTGAACGCTACTTTATGCAGCAGCTGATTGATGGTGATTACGCGGCCAATAATGGTGGCTGGCAGTGGTGTGCTTCCACCGGTTGCGATGGCCAGCCCTATTTTCGTATTTTCAACCCGGTGACCCAGAGTGAAAAGTTTGATCCGCAAGGACGCTTTATTCGCCAGTGGGTCGAAGAGCTCAACCAGGTGCCGGAAAAGTATATTCACGCGCCATGGCTATGGTCCGGTGTTAACTCTCTGTTATATCCGCAGCCAATAGTTGATCACAAAGCGGAAAGAGAAGTAACCTTACGCTTATATAAAGAAGCGAAGGATAATAGCGATCATGTTACGTAA
- a CDS encoding DUF523 and DUF1722 domain-containing protein, producing the protein MESQGIRVGISSCVLGERVRFDSGHKKSRFVADELAPYFEFVAVCPEVGMGLPVPRPTIRLISDQERIALVETKDPSRDHTAGLLAYSEQKIAELQQEQLRGYIVCAKSPTCGMEKVKVYKEHGAEKEGVGLYTQKLKEAMPWLPIEEDGRLNDPVLRENFITRVFCLHDFYQTMGEKPSAGKVVDFHSRYKLSLMAHHPLSYRELGRLVANVSHYDPQEFVRQYRLGLMQALSHRASRKNHTNVLMHLQGYFKRSLNPEQKSELAGLIHDYRLGTLPLLAPLTLIKHYLSMYPDAYLSKQRYLDPHPQELKLRYGL; encoded by the coding sequence ATGGAATCGCAAGGTATTCGAGTCGGAATCAGCTCCTGTGTTCTGGGGGAGCGGGTGCGCTTTGACTCCGGGCATAAGAAGAGCCGGTTTGTGGCCGACGAGCTTGCTCCGTACTTTGAGTTTGTTGCTGTCTGCCCTGAAGTGGGTATGGGGCTGCCTGTCCCGCGTCCGACTATCCGGCTGATTTCTGATCAGGAGCGCATCGCTCTGGTTGAGACCAAAGACCCGAGTCGTGATCACACGGCTGGGCTGCTGGCCTATTCTGAGCAGAAAATTGCTGAGCTGCAGCAAGAGCAGCTGCGTGGCTATATTGTCTGTGCCAAATCGCCTACTTGCGGCATGGAAAAGGTCAAAGTGTATAAAGAGCATGGCGCTGAAAAAGAGGGCGTCGGGCTTTACACTCAGAAATTGAAAGAGGCGATGCCGTGGCTGCCGATTGAAGAAGATGGCCGGCTCAATGACCCTGTATTGCGCGAAAACTTCATTACCCGGGTGTTTTGCCTGCACGATTTCTATCAGACCATGGGCGAGAAGCCGAGTGCGGGCAAAGTGGTCGACTTCCATTCCCGCTACAAACTGTCGCTCATGGCTCACCATCCGCTCTCTTACCGGGAGCTGGGCAGGCTGGTGGCCAATGTCAGTCATTATGATCCGCAAGAGTTTGTGCGTCAGTATCGTTTGGGGCTGATGCAGGCGCTGTCACATCGTGCCAGCCGCAAAAACCATACAAATGTGCTGATGCATCTGCAGGGTTACTTCAAGCGCTCTCTGAATCCCGAGCAGAAATCAGAACTGGCCGGTTTGATTCACGATTATCGTCTTGGCACCTTGCCGCTGCTGGCGCCACTGACGCTAATTAAACACTATTTATCCATGTATCCGGATGCATACCTGAGTAAGCAGCGTTATCTGGATCCTCATCCTCAGGAGTTGAAATTACGTTATGGCTTGTGA
- a CDS encoding lactate dehydrogenase gives MSYDQLPVDADGLQLNFCKTLACDNFGLSDAERYILQRANPKRPTMVCRECGAFPPLLNNREVLNELHRLRQLHSDGLPACRQPECTNFGLSVHTHKHLYHAFGYSGDRQRYRCKTCQSTFVDKWSGANRKLQVQETLLGLLFTGYSVREICRKLNINPKTFYDHVDHIASRCRRKLAVMDARWINHSDSYHFASRFVPLQPHSNNGALWITTGDARTGYILCQHVNYSADEEPQGPVDHDPYAFPARFVSRQQSAEASLESEPPSPNLRERIDQKYQTILARTNVEDPMGNLTRFHYPSKGALIRPPYTAYAHYLHLLAMCDESKRVTIYMPQDPLLRSAALSVCLPRIKTNRVDLMYVEEDSQWVTGRTFEKVDIVLMGWWRDRWAITHQQSGSKGICYLAGDNPEPTYWLDKASIRQIEFYQQRFQLLFDGFINEPRRKLRPGGLQPLLDIFRAWHNLCYQDKHGFTAAQNLGVTQHPLTLKELLS, from the coding sequence GTGTCTTACGACCAATTACCGGTGGATGCGGATGGTTTGCAACTTAACTTTTGTAAAACATTGGCGTGTGACAACTTTGGATTAAGTGATGCAGAACGTTATATTCTGCAACGCGCAAACCCCAAGCGTCCTACCATGGTTTGTCGTGAATGTGGCGCCTTCCCCCCCTTACTTAACAATCGCGAAGTACTCAACGAGCTGCACCGTCTGCGCCAATTGCACAGTGACGGCCTGCCAGCGTGTCGCCAGCCTGAGTGCACCAATTTCGGCCTGTCGGTTCATACCCATAAGCACCTTTATCACGCTTTTGGTTACAGTGGCGATCGTCAGCGTTACCGCTGCAAAACCTGCCAGTCGACTTTTGTCGATAAATGGTCGGGAGCCAATCGCAAACTTCAGGTGCAGGAAACCCTGCTCGGCCTGCTGTTCACTGGCTACTCGGTGCGCGAAATCTGCCGTAAATTAAACATTAATCCTAAAACTTTCTATGACCATGTCGACCACATCGCCAGCCGTTGCCGGCGTAAACTGGCGGTCATGGATGCACGCTGGATCAATCACAGCGACAGTTATCACTTTGCGTCACGCTTTGTGCCGCTGCAGCCGCACAGTAACAATGGCGCGCTGTGGATAACGACCGGTGACGCTCGCACCGGCTACATTTTGTGCCAACACGTCAATTACTCCGCCGATGAAGAACCGCAAGGCCCGGTGGATCACGACCCGTATGCTTTTCCGGCCCGGTTTGTGTCCCGTCAGCAGTCTGCTGAAGCCAGCCTGGAGAGTGAGCCGCCTTCTCCAAACCTGCGTGAACGTATTGATCAGAAATACCAGACCATTCTGGCCCGCACCAATGTGGAAGACCCGATGGGCAATCTGACCCGTTTTCATTATCCATCCAAAGGTGCTTTGATTCGCCCGCCGTATACTGCCTACGCGCACTATCTGCATTTATTGGCGATGTGTGATGAGAGCAAGCGGGTAACTATCTATATGCCGCAGGATCCATTACTGCGCTCGGCAGCACTCAGCGTTTGTTTACCGCGTATCAAAACCAACCGTGTCGATCTGATGTATGTGGAGGAAGACAGCCAGTGGGTCACCGGCCGCACGTTTGAAAAAGTCGACATCGTACTTATGGGATGGTGGCGCGACCGCTGGGCAATCACTCACCAGCAATCAGGCAGCAAAGGCATCTGTTATCTGGCCGGAGATAATCCGGAGCCAACCTACTGGCTGGACAAAGCTTCCATCCGCCAGATTGAATTTTATCAGCAGCGCTTTCAGCTGCTGTTCGATGGCTTTATCAACGAGCCAAGACGCAAACTCAGACCGGGCGGGCTGCAGCCGTTGCTGGACATTTTCCGCGCCTGGCACAACCTCTGTTATCAGGATAAACACGGCTTTACCGCGGCGCAAAACCTGGGAGTAACCCAACATCCTCTTACATTAAAAGAACTTTTGTCCTAA
- a CDS encoding GGDEF domain-containing protein, with protein sequence MEVLLNKIQEAGLDAMSVTGEGAIIFWNHVRQHIATTPEEKALCLIFSAECRAELNQLAQSSDELRSALKLLAASHDYELILSLKHSLSERLIELGDYSAALTEYISASGLAVEHSLIDNYVLAVLGMGSLCDDYGDHNRALRYYQKIDGIDHAISSRSLRLRYKLNMLGCYLHLHRYTAANDLIKECEELSILVNDKNLAGQILLYQATLYRQQNKLELAIATLGSVANQVGQVQSLWLSVMLRIEKAYCLLQLDKYQYATLVLQATEKRLPTKITSVLEQRLYRAFSQISEQQGQYKTALDYEKKGFRIESDLMKQIPIGELGSPQLRRLSRFELQLKLILSELENRELKETTENQKHAVAQLQQDVYTDPMTKLHNRRWLDSKLKDLLLNATPFAFLVVDIDHFKSINDELSHLVGDSAIVSVSSELARYFRFRNASCVRFGGEEFLVIIENATLDQAHGHAEMFRERINQFDWESILGERRLTVSIGVTLHRDGENTQRTFYRADKALYRAKANGRNQVCTE encoded by the coding sequence ATGGAAGTCCTACTCAATAAAATTCAGGAGGCGGGACTGGACGCCATGTCGGTCACGGGCGAAGGTGCGATCATTTTCTGGAATCATGTTCGTCAGCACATTGCGACCACACCGGAAGAAAAAGCTCTGTGTCTGATCTTCAGTGCTGAATGCCGGGCTGAACTCAATCAGTTGGCCCAGAGCAGCGATGAGTTGCGCTCTGCACTCAAACTATTAGCGGCCAGTCATGACTACGAACTTATCCTGTCACTGAAGCACAGCCTCAGTGAACGTTTGATTGAACTTGGCGACTACTCTGCGGCACTGACAGAGTATATTTCTGCATCTGGCCTGGCGGTGGAACACAGCCTGATTGACAACTACGTGCTGGCGGTGCTGGGCATGGGTAGCTTGTGTGATGACTATGGCGATCATAACCGGGCTCTGCGCTACTATCAGAAAATAGACGGGATTGATCATGCCATATCCAGCCGCTCTTTACGGCTGAGATACAAACTCAATATGTTGGGCTGCTATCTGCATCTGCATCGCTACACCGCCGCCAACGATTTGATTAAAGAGTGCGAAGAGCTGAGTATTCTGGTCAACGACAAAAACCTCGCCGGACAAATCCTGCTCTATCAGGCTACCTTGTATCGCCAGCAGAATAAACTGGAACTGGCGATAGCGACACTGGGCAGCGTCGCGAATCAGGTCGGTCAGGTGCAGTCATTGTGGCTTTCCGTCATGCTGAGAATAGAAAAAGCCTACTGCTTACTGCAGTTAGACAAGTATCAGTATGCAACTTTGGTCCTGCAGGCCACGGAAAAACGCCTGCCGACCAAGATAACCTCAGTGCTTGAACAACGCCTGTATCGTGCATTCAGCCAAATCAGTGAACAGCAGGGGCAGTATAAAACGGCACTGGATTATGAGAAGAAAGGCTTTCGCATAGAATCCGATCTGATGAAACAGATTCCAATAGGCGAACTGGGCTCGCCGCAACTGCGCCGCTTATCTCGCTTTGAACTGCAACTGAAACTCATCTTATCTGAACTGGAAAACCGCGAGCTCAAAGAAACCACAGAGAATCAGAAACATGCCGTGGCGCAATTGCAGCAAGATGTCTACACCGATCCGATGACCAAGCTGCACAACCGGCGCTGGCTGGATAGCAAGCTTAAAGATCTGCTGCTCAACGCAACACCATTCGCCTTTCTGGTCGTCGATATCGATCATTTTAAATCGATTAATGATGAGCTCAGCCATCTGGTCGGGGATAGTGCTATTGTCAGCGTCTCATCTGAATTGGCGCGCTATTTCCGTTTTCGTAATGCGTCATGTGTTCGTTTTGGTGGCGAAGAGTTCCTGGTGATTATCGAAAATGCCACGCTCGATCAAGCCCATGGCCACGCAGAAATGTTTCGCGAACGCATTAACCAGTTTGACTGGGAAAGTATTCTCGGCGAGCGCCGCCTGACCGTCAGTATCGGCGTCACTCTGCATCGAGATGGTGAAAACACCCAGCGCACTTTCTATCGTGCCGACAAAGCGCTGTATCGCGCCAAAGCCAATGGCCGTAATCAGGTCTGCACCGAGTAA
- a CDS encoding DUF3302 domain-containing protein has product MFLDYFALGLLIFVSLVIFYTIIVIHDIPYEIAKGRDHPHQDAIHVAGWVSLFTLHVLWPFLWIWATLWRKDRGWGFSQLQQEQHDIHHRVDELSDEITALRKEIASLKQPVPSAAGPQSNPADEE; this is encoded by the coding sequence ATGTTTTTAGACTATTTTGCCCTCGGTTTACTGATCTTTGTAAGTCTAGTTATTTTCTATACCATTATCGTTATCCACGATATTCCGTATGAAATCGCCAAAGGACGTGACCATCCCCATCAGGACGCCATTCATGTCGCAGGTTGGGTGAGCCTGTTTACCCTACACGTCCTGTGGCCCTTCTTATGGATCTGGGCAACCTTATGGCGCAAAGACCGTGGCTGGGGCTTTTCCCAGTTGCAGCAGGAGCAACATGACATTCATCACAGGGTCGATGAACTGTCAGACGAAATTACGGCGCTGAGAAAAGAAATAGCAAGCTTGAAACAGCCCGTCCCGTCTGCGGCAGGCCCGCAATCCAACCCGGCTGATGAGGAGTAA
- a CDS encoding HlyD family secretion protein yields MDLLLILTYTALCIAIFKAFKIPLNKWTVPTAVLGGVVLIGTLILLMNYNHPFTALGGQVYNTTPIVSGVRGKVIEVNVVPNTPLQQGDVLFRIDPTPYQAEVTRKQAALAQARQDVLRLEANYKQASANSVKATAERDKAQREFARYEKGFKRGAFTAQQVDTTRQAFKGAQAALEAAQALESEAKLAFESQIDGENTAVARLNAELIQAEFNLQETTVRAPTAGYVTQLALRPGMMAVPLPLSPVMTFVHTEQQFYVGAFRQNSLQRLKPGFAAEFLFRALPGEVFHGEVVEVLPAIAEGQIQARGALLGSQALNTQGRVLVKLRLTDDISQYELPLGTNVEIAVYSDTFEHVSIMRKVLIRMKSWQNYLYLDH; encoded by the coding sequence ATGGATCTGCTGCTCATTCTGACCTACACCGCGCTGTGTATCGCCATCTTCAAAGCCTTCAAAATACCGCTCAATAAATGGACCGTCCCCACCGCTGTACTGGGCGGCGTGGTGCTGATAGGAACCCTCATCCTGCTGATGAATTACAACCATCCGTTTACCGCGCTGGGAGGCCAAGTGTACAACACAACACCAATTGTCTCCGGCGTGCGTGGCAAGGTCATCGAAGTCAATGTCGTCCCCAATACACCATTGCAACAAGGCGACGTTCTGTTTCGCATCGACCCGACGCCCTATCAGGCAGAAGTCACCCGTAAACAGGCCGCACTGGCTCAGGCACGCCAGGATGTTTTGCGCCTCGAAGCCAACTATAAGCAGGCAAGCGCGAACAGCGTCAAAGCCACCGCCGAACGCGACAAAGCCCAGCGCGAATTTGCCCGTTATGAAAAAGGCTTCAAACGGGGCGCTTTTACCGCCCAGCAAGTTGATACCACCCGCCAGGCTTTTAAAGGGGCCCAGGCTGCTCTGGAAGCCGCTCAGGCGCTGGAAAGTGAAGCCAAGCTGGCATTTGAATCACAGATTGACGGCGAGAACACCGCCGTGGCCAGGCTCAATGCGGAACTGATTCAGGCGGAGTTCAACCTGCAAGAGACCACCGTACGTGCTCCCACCGCCGGCTATGTCACCCAACTAGCGCTGCGCCCGGGCATGATGGCGGTACCACTGCCGCTTTCGCCTGTGATGACGTTTGTCCATACCGAACAGCAGTTTTATGTCGGGGCTTTCCGCCAAAACTCGCTGCAACGCCTCAAGCCGGGCTTTGCAGCGGAGTTTCTGTTTCGGGCTCTGCCCGGAGAAGTGTTTCACGGTGAAGTGGTCGAAGTGCTGCCCGCCATTGCAGAAGGCCAGATACAGGCACGTGGCGCGCTGTTAGGCAGTCAGGCACTCAATACCCAAGGCCGGGTACTGGTAAAATTACGTCTGACCGATGATATCAGCCAGTATGAACTGCCGCTGGGGACCAATGTGGAAATTGCGGTCTATTCCGATACATTCGAACATGTCTCCATCATGCGTAAAGTGTTAATCCGGATGAAAAGCTGGCAAAACTATCTGTATCTTGATCACTAA
- a CDS encoding MFS transporter: MEAKNWRTPENFLLIISIIVPVAFSSWMALLNNFAVEQAQFDGADIGLLQSVREIPGFLAFTAIFVLLFIREQRFMIIALAMLTFGVTMTGWFPTLTGLLFTTLIMSIGFHYFETLKQSLSLQWLTKEEAPEMLGKFISVGALASLITYGVVWVMLEQLQLSYKWVYGITGGTGLLLVIAIALLFPEFQAKTPQNKKLVLRKRYWLYYALTFMSGARRQIFTVFAGFLMVEKFGYSAADITLLFLINYVFNFLFAKRIGRFIGIVGERKALMFEYLGLICVFVSYAFVTDANWAAGLYVVDHLFFALALAVKTYFQKIADPADMASTAGVSFTINHIAAVVIPVTFGLLWLVSPAAVFLIGAVMAGVSFLLSLNIPGQPQEGNEVRILRWS; this comes from the coding sequence ATGGAAGCTAAAAATTGGCGAACTCCTGAAAATTTTCTGCTGATAATTTCGATTATCGTACCCGTCGCATTCTCCAGCTGGATGGCTCTGCTCAACAACTTTGCGGTTGAGCAAGCGCAGTTTGATGGTGCCGACATCGGCTTGCTGCAAAGTGTGCGTGAAATTCCCGGCTTTCTCGCTTTCACCGCCATCTTTGTGCTGCTGTTCATTCGTGAACAGCGTTTTATGATCATCGCACTGGCGATGCTCACTTTCGGAGTCACCATGACCGGATGGTTCCCGACTCTGACCGGACTGTTGTTTACCACTTTGATCATGTCGATCGGATTCCACTATTTTGAAACATTAAAACAGTCTCTCTCGCTGCAATGGCTGACGAAAGAAGAAGCGCCGGAAATGCTGGGTAAGTTTATCTCGGTTGGCGCGCTGGCTTCGCTGATCACCTATGGCGTTGTCTGGGTGATGCTGGAGCAATTACAGCTCAGTTACAAATGGGTATATGGCATCACAGGCGGAACCGGTTTGCTGCTGGTGATTGCCATCGCATTACTGTTTCCTGAATTTCAGGCTAAGACTCCGCAGAACAAGAAACTGGTGCTGCGTAAACGCTACTGGCTTTACTATGCGCTGACTTTTATGAGTGGCGCACGGCGTCAGATATTTACCGTGTTTGCCGGCTTTCTGATGGTGGAAAAATTTGGCTATTCGGCGGCTGATATTACCCTGTTATTTTTGATCAACTATGTGTTTAACTTCCTGTTTGCTAAGCGTATTGGTCGTTTTATCGGCATTGTTGGCGAACGCAAAGCGCTGATGTTTGAGTACCTTGGGCTGATTTGTGTGTTTGTTAGCTACGCTTTCGTGACGGATGCCAATTGGGCTGCGGGCCTGTACGTGGTTGACCATCTGTTCTTTGCGCTGGCGCTGGCGGTGAAAACCTATTTCCAGAAAATTGCGGATCCGGCTGATATGGCCTCTACCGCGGGTGTTTCGTTTACTATTAACCACATCGCAGCGGTCGTGATTCCGGTGACCTTCGGTCTGCTGTGGCTGGTTTCGCCAGCAGCGGTATTTCTGATCGGGGCTGTGATGGCCGGAGTTTCTTTCCTGCTCTCTCTCAATATTCCTGGTCAGCCGCAGGAAGGCAACGAAGTGCGCATCCTGCGCTGGAGCTGA
- a CDS encoding endonuclease/exonuclease/phosphatase family protein, translated as MHIRFATANLLNYLAPPNAFYDFNNIYEAGQWQQKQAWLSRKLAALNADVIGFQEVFTPEALQQQVTELGYPYFAVIDQPKVSDGYIYSSPVVAIASRFELIEVKRIDVTVEGFSFQRQPLRATLSHPALGLVDVYVVHFKSQRSMLESEEDTRLVDAWQTELYGRWQSAMQRGQEAHLLHQAMVQRKRQYGHPMVLMGDFNQVLSSMEFNALRATHRFRQPDTFTPLLPYHLHDSWELFSHSHAGNA; from the coding sequence ATGCATATCCGATTTGCGACTGCCAATCTGCTCAATTACCTGGCGCCGCCGAACGCGTTTTATGACTTTAACAATATTTACGAAGCTGGCCAGTGGCAGCAGAAACAAGCCTGGCTGAGCCGTAAACTCGCCGCGCTGAATGCCGATGTGATTGGTTTCCAGGAAGTCTTCACGCCAGAGGCTCTGCAACAGCAAGTGACGGAGTTGGGATACCCTTATTTTGCGGTGATCGATCAACCCAAAGTCAGCGATGGCTACATTTATTCATCGCCTGTCGTCGCGATTGCCTCACGTTTCGAACTGATCGAGGTCAAGCGAATCGATGTGACAGTGGAAGGGTTTAGTTTTCAACGTCAGCCGCTACGTGCCACCCTCAGCCATCCGGCGCTTGGCCTGGTAGATGTGTATGTGGTGCATTTTAAATCCCAACGTTCCATGCTGGAAAGCGAGGAAGACACCAGGTTGGTTGATGCCTGGCAAACAGAGCTCTACGGGCGCTGGCAATCGGCAATGCAACGAGGACAAGAGGCGCACCTGCTCCATCAGGCCATGGTGCAGCGTAAACGCCAATATGGCCATCCCATGGTACTGATGGGCGATTTCAACCAAGTGCTGAGCAGCATGGAATTCAATGCTCTGCGCGCAACTCATCGTTTCCGCCAGCCTGATACTTTCACACCTTTGCTGCCCTATCATCTGCACGACAGTTGGGAGCTCTTCAGCCATAGTCACGCAGGAAACGCGTAA
- a CDS encoding GNAT family N-acetyltransferase — MKQNSSHTASDEAGNYHQVVFDEQQQQIRVHLEGGDWARMDYYLEGRVMTITSTRIPESMRGKGYGNVMMECILPLLEARQWQLIPRCSYVAHYLQRHSRWQHLLKTAGE, encoded by the coding sequence ATGAAACAGAACAGCTCACACACGGCATCGGATGAGGCTGGAAATTACCATCAAGTGGTGTTTGACGAACAACAGCAGCAGATTCGGGTTCATCTTGAGGGGGGCGACTGGGCCCGGATGGACTATTACCTTGAAGGGAGAGTGATGACAATAACCTCAACCCGAATTCCCGAATCAATGCGTGGCAAGGGATACGGAAACGTGATGATGGAGTGCATTCTACCGTTGCTGGAAGCGAGACAATGGCAGCTTATCCCGCGTTGTAGTTACGTTGCTCACTATCTGCAGCGCCATTCCCGATGGCAGCACTTGCTCAAGACGGCGGGAGAATAA
- a CDS encoding flagellar brake protein, producing MVEHGSELTLSITTPVGTKFSCKTPFIGTHSDTYLLIEIPQVSAEDLNFFFQEGFWINVRAISPRGEGAMLHFRSQLLHILQEPIALAMLSIPNTMQVTQLRKEPRYEVNLSGKVYLGEQKAECEVRDLSKSGCRFITAPVGRTYQVGDLVSVELFADRRGSKVFAPLIGKICNLQRSMHYARYGLEFNDQGKTNAKNLLARLKFNGTKLTLNVE from the coding sequence ATGGTGGAACACGGTAGTGAGCTCACTTTAAGCATCACTACCCCGGTCGGGACTAAATTCAGTTGTAAAACCCCTTTCATCGGCACTCATTCTGATACTTATCTGTTGATAGAGATTCCACAGGTCTCAGCAGAAGATCTCAACTTTTTCTTTCAGGAAGGTTTTTGGATCAACGTCCGAGCGATTTCGCCGCGTGGTGAAGGCGCTATGCTGCATTTTCGCAGCCAGTTACTGCACATCTTGCAAGAGCCGATAGCGCTGGCGATGCTGTCCATTCCTAACACCATGCAAGTCACCCAGTTACGCAAAGAACCGCGTTACGAGGTCAACTTGTCCGGCAAGGTCTATCTGGGTGAACAAAAAGCGGAATGCGAAGTCCGGGATCTGTCCAAAAGTGGCTGTCGTTTCATTACCGCTCCGGTAGGCCGTACCTATCAGGTCGGAGATCTGGTCTCAGTCGAGCTGTTTGCAGACCGCAGAGGCAGCAAAGTGTTTGCGCCGCTGATTGGTAAAATCTGTAACTTACAGCGCTCAATGCATTATGCCCGTTACGGCCTGGAATTTAACGATCAGGGTAAGACCAACGCTAAAAATTTGCTGGCACGACTTAAATTCAACGGTACCAAGTTAACCTTGAACGTGGAATAA